One part of the Tunicatimonas pelagia genome encodes these proteins:
- a CDS encoding glycosyltransferase family 4 protein, which produces MKKILVVGQTPPPYHGQAISTQRLLDGDYEHIQLYLVRLYFSKEIDEVGKFKASKVVHLLKVIARIYYYRFRYRIDVLYYMPTGAKWMPLIRDVAILLATRWLFRKTVFHFHMAGVNSLFSRLPSMLKPFYRRAYYYPDLSIKLSKHNPTDDIALKSKQTVVVYNGVEDYYSIHRHLKKNSIVPTILFVGIIQGSKGIYELLEIAQRLHTRGIVFELRLVGKTDSVSTDQKIRAYIQQHRLQHRVKLIGIKTGEDKWQEYINADVFCFPSHFETFGLVLIEAMQFKLPVVTTRIGGIQSVVRNEETGYLVPLQNIEAFTKKVEKLLVDNQLRTTMGDKGRAYFLQNFTVKHYWQNMEQVLSQEL; this is translated from the coding sequence ATGAAAAAAATATTGGTGGTTGGACAGACTCCCCCACCTTATCATGGGCAGGCAATCTCTACCCAAAGACTATTAGACGGTGACTATGAGCATATTCAACTGTATTTGGTGCGGCTGTATTTTTCTAAAGAAATTGACGAAGTAGGAAAATTTAAGGCAAGTAAAGTAGTTCATCTGCTGAAAGTTATTGCAAGAATATACTACTATCGCTTTCGTTATCGTATTGACGTACTGTACTACATGCCAACAGGAGCTAAGTGGATGCCTCTGATTCGTGATGTAGCAATCCTTCTGGCTACTCGCTGGTTATTTAGAAAAACAGTGTTTCATTTTCATATGGCTGGGGTTAATAGTCTATTCTCTAGATTGCCATCTATGTTAAAGCCTTTCTACCGCCGAGCTTACTATTATCCTGATCTCAGCATTAAACTATCCAAGCACAATCCAACAGACGATATTGCTTTGAAAAGCAAACAAACAGTAGTTGTGTATAATGGTGTAGAGGATTACTACTCGATACATCGGCATCTGAAAAAAAATAGTATAGTTCCCACAATCCTTTTTGTAGGAATTATTCAAGGGTCTAAAGGAATATACGAATTGTTGGAAATTGCCCAACGTCTGCATACTCGAGGAATTGTATTTGAGCTGAGATTGGTAGGTAAGACCGATTCAGTTAGTACCGATCAAAAAATCAGAGCATATATTCAACAACATCGACTCCAGCATCGAGTAAAGCTGATAGGAATAAAAACCGGTGAAGATAAATGGCAAGAGTATATTAATGCCGATGTATTTTGTTTTCCATCCCATTTCGAGACATTTGGTCTTGTATTGATAGAGGCTATGCAATTTAAGCTCCCAGTGGTCACTACCCGCATAGGAGGTATACAATCAGTGGTGAGAAACGAAGAAACTGGCTACTTGGTTCCTCTTCAGAATATCGAAGCTTTCACTAAGAAGGTAGAAAAATTACTGGTAGATAACCAATTGAGAACAACTATGGGCGACAAAGGTAGGGCATATTTTTTGCAAAATTTTACTGTAAAGCACTACTGGCAAAATATGGAGCAGGTTTTGTCGCAAGAACTATAA
- a CDS encoding glycosyltransferase family 2 protein produces MTTQVAICIITYQRHKGLSDLLTGIDELKVPTGVCLQIIVVDNDRRGGAQKVVVKYQENFRFTLHYAIEGTPGIPFARNKALELTLNQFEYIAFIDDDEIPREDWLAELLQAQSKYRADAIMGPVFPLFVSDTPAWIERGKFFEQRPFTEGLVLSSGATSNALIRTAAINQYNLRFEESMAMTGGTDALFFHLLNRKGGRIVWADQAVVYEQIPQSRANSIWLLKRAYRFGSSLALQDLKAGRSTVTLGRRILKGIGYIALGTVKLVITFPLGKIYIVRALQSILRGVGNLIGLFNLGYQEYKTIHKV; encoded by the coding sequence ATGACTACGCAGGTCGCTATTTGCATTATTACTTACCAACGACATAAGGGATTGTCTGATCTGCTGACGGGAATTGATGAGCTAAAGGTGCCCACAGGAGTCTGCCTACAGATAATAGTGGTGGACAATGATCGGCGAGGCGGTGCTCAAAAGGTTGTGGTAAAATATCAAGAGAATTTCCGGTTTACGCTTCATTATGCGATTGAAGGCACACCGGGCATTCCCTTTGCCCGAAATAAAGCACTAGAGCTAACCCTAAATCAATTTGAGTACATTGCGTTCATTGATGATGATGAAATTCCCCGGGAAGACTGGTTAGCCGAACTGCTTCAGGCCCAATCAAAATACCGGGCTGATGCTATTATGGGGCCAGTCTTTCCCTTGTTCGTATCAGACACTCCCGCTTGGATTGAACGGGGGAAGTTTTTTGAACAGCGACCGTTTACTGAAGGACTCGTATTATCCAGCGGCGCTACTAGTAACGCACTAATCCGCACTGCTGCCATAAACCAATACAATCTCCGCTTTGAAGAAAGCATGGCCATGACCGGAGGTACCGATGCCCTGTTTTTCCATCTGCTCAACCGAAAAGGTGGGAGGATTGTGTGGGCCGACCAAGCAGTGGTATATGAGCAGATTCCTCAATCCCGAGCTAATTCAATATGGTTGCTAAAGCGGGCGTATCGCTTTGGTAGTTCCTTAGCTTTACAAGATTTAAAAGCAGGAAGGTCGACTGTTACTCTAGGTAGACGAATATTGAAAGGAATAGGGTACATTGCTCTAGGGACTGTGAAACTGGTAATCACATTTCCACTGGGCAAAATATATATTGTCCGGGCACTTCAGAGTATCTTGCGAGGAGTAGGCAACCTTATAGGATTATTTAATCTAGGCTACCAAGAGTATAAAACCATTCACAAAGTATGA
- a CDS encoding glycosyl hydrolase family 28-related protein, translating into MVFNKVQWVKTAICPLIINCLVSYKGVAQELDSTRITDWNIVDSSPVVDNVGSSNSPQLLSFSENIYNIVEWFGADNTGETDVSPILQHALNSTPEDAVIYFPAGAYFFRKGIIVPSHKTIRGASPLLTTFKFDLISSESTPFLLRGEASREYYPVSKTFPLGSNKIVIEGASQYFNVGDDIELERENIPREMYTMPLWEEFASEWIVGQMLSIRRIANDTIHLDRSLTLDYDDRYEVRIQKVNMIEDVGLEGFSLERLDRNLPGNNFSFGYAKDSWISCVRSHYTSNTHVSLSASRDCEIKGSYFDDAHFHCAGGMGYGVAVRNHSSENHIYNNVFTNLRHSMLVSQGANRNVFSYNYSAHTKISRGNAMQNGYCEEYMDHPAVDISIHGYYSFMNLFEHNAVQRIISADYWGPSGPGTTFFRNTIETDMEFVIKDSSVDHNVIGNVIPGEFRATSSVKGTIKIKNNIASEIDTLPWVALPPSLYLNAKPDFYGELPWPSIAPDPHFNYNTNPAKERWQNRKLFDELCCGSTITIPDSRVFVNDSFYAFLKDNTLYIHGNYSDSFDVAIYTTNGRFLQKNKNVRVQQGIPIGNSQTASTLIVHLSNNEFATPILVMATI; encoded by the coding sequence ATGGTTTTTAACAAGGTGCAATGGGTAAAGACAGCTATTTGCCCGTTGATTATAAATTGCTTGGTTAGCTATAAGGGTGTAGCCCAAGAACTAGATAGCACCCGAATAACCGACTGGAATATAGTAGACAGTAGCCCGGTGGTAGACAATGTCGGTAGCTCCAACAGTCCTCAGCTTCTATCATTCTCTGAAAATATCTACAATATTGTTGAGTGGTTTGGTGCCGATAATACAGGAGAAACCGATGTTTCGCCTATCTTACAACATGCCCTGAATTCCACCCCCGAAGATGCGGTTATTTACTTTCCTGCTGGAGCTTATTTCTTTCGTAAAGGTATTATTGTACCTAGTCATAAGACAATCAGAGGAGCTTCCCCTTTATTGACGACCTTTAAATTTGATCTAATTTCTTCTGAGAGCACGCCTTTTTTACTCAGAGGTGAAGCAAGCCGGGAGTATTACCCGGTAAGCAAGACTTTTCCGCTAGGCTCTAATAAAATTGTTATAGAAGGAGCAAGCCAGTATTTCAACGTGGGTGACGATATTGAACTAGAACGGGAAAATATTCCGAGAGAGATGTATACCATGCCTTTGTGGGAAGAGTTTGCTTCTGAGTGGATTGTAGGTCAGATGTTATCTATTCGCCGTATAGCAAACGATACTATTCATTTGGACAGAAGCCTCACACTAGATTATGACGACCGATATGAAGTTCGTATTCAGAAAGTAAATATGATCGAAGATGTGGGACTAGAAGGTTTCTCTTTAGAAAGGCTAGATAGAAACCTTCCGGGAAACAACTTCAGTTTTGGATATGCTAAAGACTCCTGGATAAGCTGTGTGAGGAGCCACTACACAAGCAATACTCACGTATCGCTATCAGCTTCAAGGGATTGTGAAATAAAAGGAAGCTACTTCGATGATGCTCATTTTCACTGTGCCGGAGGCATGGGCTACGGCGTAGCAGTAAGAAATCATTCCAGTGAAAACCATATCTATAACAACGTCTTTACCAATCTACGGCATTCTATGCTCGTTAGTCAGGGAGCCAACCGAAACGTATTCTCCTACAACTATTCTGCTCATACGAAGATAAGTCGGGGAAATGCGATGCAAAATGGCTACTGTGAGGAGTATATGGATCATCCGGCAGTGGATATATCCATTCACGGCTATTACTCATTTATGAATTTATTTGAGCACAATGCAGTTCAACGGATTATAAGTGCTGATTACTGGGGGCCATCCGGACCAGGCACTACTTTCTTTAGAAATACCATTGAAACCGATATGGAGTTTGTAATTAAAGATTCCTCAGTTGACCATAATGTAATAGGTAATGTAATTCCTGGGGAATTTAGGGCCACCTCCTCCGTAAAAGGCACAATAAAAATCAAAAATAATATCGCAAGCGAAATAGATACGCTCCCTTGGGTTGCCCTGCCACCTTCACTTTACCTAAATGCTAAACCTGACTTCTATGGTGAACTGCCTTGGCCGTCCATTGCTCCTGACCCTCACTTTAACTACAACACCAACCCGGCTAAAGAACGCTGGCAAAACCGAAAACTGTTTGATGAACTTTGCTGTGGCTCTACCATTACTATCCCTGACTCCCGAGTATTTGTAAACGATTCATTCTACGCCTTTCTTAAAGATAATACGCTATATATTCATGGTAATTATTCCGACTCGTTCGACGTGGCGATATATACGACTAACGGTCGATTTTTGCAGAAAAATAAGAACGTCAGGGTACAGCAAGGCATTCCCATCGGTAATAGCCAAACGGCTAGCACGTTAATAGTACATCTTTCTAATAACGAATTTGCCACCCCTATTTTAGTTATGGCTACCATATGA
- a CDS encoding glycoside hydrolase family 88 protein, which translates to MKLFFFRYYWLIGFILIACQEEDNKVLTPLPSFEPYSMPASGDVFDLSYIQALTKSVANWQINHPIDMPEDTDWARSTFMLGVVSAYRVTQNKDYLTYVHNWAEQNQWGLSNHSHPANNLLCAKAYLELTELRKNAINTQFIEKEIQRIRKANIPGREEWHWCDAFFMAPPTIVHFHKLLDTDNNYSQFYTMWWDAHDHLYSPQDSLYYRDERFIGSRTFWLRGNGWVLAGIAKILEQLSPEEQEYTRLSKVFTEMAVKFRNMQNEEGLWHPSVLNSHKHLLSEASGSALITYALAWGVNNSVLNKQAFDECIRHAWLGITSKIYDSGKVGWVQPRGEKPMNIRADDFQEYGAGSVLLAADEIYQYIDNE; encoded by the coding sequence ATGAAGCTTTTCTTCTTTCGCTACTACTGGCTCATCGGCTTCATCCTGATTGCTTGTCAAGAAGAAGATAATAAAGTCCTTACCCCTTTGCCCTCTTTTGAGCCGTATTCAATGCCAGCATCAGGCGATGTATTTGACCTATCTTATATTCAGGCTCTTACCAAATCGGTTGCCAATTGGCAAATCAACCATCCCATAGATATGCCCGAGGATACTGACTGGGCACGGTCAACTTTTATGCTAGGAGTAGTCTCCGCCTACCGGGTTACCCAAAATAAAGATTACCTAACTTATGTTCATAACTGGGCTGAACAAAATCAATGGGGACTGAGCAATCATTCACATCCTGCTAACAATTTGCTATGTGCAAAAGCCTACTTAGAACTAACAGAATTAAGAAAAAATGCTATCAATACACAGTTCATAGAAAAGGAGATACAAAGAATACGTAAGGCAAATATCCCTGGCCGGGAAGAATGGCATTGGTGTGATGCTTTCTTTATGGCTCCGCCTACGATTGTTCATTTTCATAAACTACTGGATACTGATAATAATTATAGTCAGTTCTACACCATGTGGTGGGATGCTCACGATCATTTGTACAGCCCACAAGATTCGCTATACTACCGGGATGAGCGCTTTATTGGCTCGCGGACTTTCTGGTTGAGAGGGAATGGTTGGGTATTAGCTGGTATCGCAAAAATTCTGGAGCAGCTTTCGCCCGAAGAGCAGGAGTATACAAGACTATCCAAAGTATTTACTGAGATGGCTGTAAAGTTTAGAAATATGCAGAATGAAGAGGGTTTATGGCATCCTAGCGTATTAAATTCGCATAAGCACCTACTTTCTGAAGCCAGTGGTTCGGCACTCATTACTTACGCATTGGCTTGGGGGGTAAACAATAGCGTCTTGAATAAACAAGCGTTTGACGAGTGTATTAGACATGCTTGGTTGGGAATAACTAGTAAGATCTACGACAGTGGAAAGGTTGGCTGGGTACAACCTCGGGGTGAAAAACCAATGAACATCCGTGCCGATGATTTCCAGGAGTATGGGGCGGGATCAGTATTATTAGCCGCTGACGAAATATATCAATATATTGATAATGAATGA
- a CDS encoding glycosyltransferase → MNDDRSQYPKVSVIVPTLNAPEATRQCLTALVQQTYPHNQYEIIVVDNGSSEATIKVIEQFKVTLLSQTETKSPYPSRNLGIRQSTGEIIALIDANCIPEQNWLERGVQSLIAQQADLVGGKVVFTFSPQKTGAEIYDSLHNVQMEDNIKNDGMAKTANLFIYRYVFDKAGFFSKNIRSGGDVIWTSLAVAVGYKLKYSEEAIIYKSARKLNPLLRKQVRVGKGQPNIWQQDGEGYGKIFFRILVTYGKSLFFLAPNIAKLSRRFQKRNIPQRFLLKTFFAGWLAVLATNTGRVIGLVNSQSVRK, encoded by the coding sequence ATGAATGACGACCGTAGCCAATATCCCAAAGTCTCCGTAATTGTACCTACGCTAAATGCCCCAGAAGCTACTCGTCAATGTCTAACAGCGTTAGTACAGCAGACCTATCCTCACAATCAATACGAAATCATTGTAGTAGATAACGGTTCTAGCGAAGCTACTATTAAAGTAATCGAGCAGTTTAAAGTTACGCTCCTGTCACAAACTGAGACTAAAAGCCCGTATCCCTCTCGAAATTTGGGTATCCGACAGTCCACTGGGGAAATTATTGCTCTGATTGATGCGAACTGCATACCCGAGCAAAATTGGCTTGAACGGGGGGTTCAGTCACTGATTGCTCAACAGGCTGATTTGGTAGGGGGAAAGGTAGTTTTTACTTTTTCGCCTCAGAAAACTGGGGCTGAAATTTATGATTCCCTGCACAACGTCCAGATGGAGGATAATATTAAAAACGATGGAATGGCAAAAACGGCTAACCTCTTTATCTATCGATATGTGTTTGATAAGGCCGGATTTTTTTCCAAAAATATCAGGTCCGGTGGAGATGTAATCTGGACAAGCCTGGCAGTAGCGGTTGGCTATAAGCTAAAATATAGCGAGGAAGCTATAATCTATAAAAGTGCCAGAAAACTGAACCCCCTTTTAAGAAAGCAGGTTCGCGTAGGGAAAGGGCAACCCAATATCTGGCAGCAAGATGGGGAGGGGTATGGTAAAATTTTCTTCCGAATTCTAGTTACCTACGGCAAGTCTTTGTTCTTCCTCGCACCTAATATTGCTAAGCTAAGCCGCCGGTTCCAAAAAAGAAATATACCGCAGCGATTTCTCCTAAAAACATTTTTTGCGGGTTGGTTAGCTGTTTTAGCCACCAATACTGGCCGGGTAATTGGGCTGGTAAACTCACAGTCTGTAAGGAAATAG
- a CDS encoding glycosyltransferase family 2 protein has protein sequence MSRAKKIENWPWQEGIPNKIYQNRDQWPKISIVVPSYNQGKFIEKTIRSVQLQNYPNLEFIIVDGGSTDNTVDVIRQYEDHLDFWVSEKDNGQAHAINKGLQSATGDILYWINSDDYLLPNALFHIGSFDWQPETGAVVGIGHKVDTHDRIQYTPEVPELSFQAFLRWVGYGNFMQPACFFSAKAWRECGPLNENLHFCLDVDLWLKISQKFKFEGIDQELAHAYIHPDAKTTAEKEKMKMETALLIAKYGPEGFEEGRKLLYCFTEKHLQYKKAYTLLFDNLFAKALRKLR, from the coding sequence ATGAGCAGAGCAAAAAAAATAGAGAACTGGCCTTGGCAGGAGGGAATACCTAACAAAATATATCAAAATAGAGATCAATGGCCAAAAATATCGATAGTAGTTCCTAGTTATAACCAAGGTAAGTTTATTGAAAAAACTATCCGTTCGGTACAGCTGCAAAACTATCCTAACTTAGAATTTATTATTGTAGACGGTGGAAGCACTGATAATACGGTAGATGTTATTCGGCAATACGAAGATCATCTGGATTTTTGGGTCAGTGAAAAAGACAATGGACAGGCGCATGCTATTAATAAGGGATTGCAAAGTGCTACTGGAGATATTCTGTATTGGATCAATAGCGATGACTATCTACTACCAAATGCCCTCTTTCACATAGGCTCGTTTGACTGGCAACCTGAAACTGGTGCAGTAGTAGGTATTGGTCATAAGGTAGATACTCATGATCGCATTCAATACACTCCTGAAGTACCAGAATTATCTTTTCAGGCATTCTTACGATGGGTAGGTTACGGAAACTTTATGCAACCTGCTTGCTTCTTTTCAGCTAAAGCATGGAGGGAGTGTGGTCCACTTAATGAGAACCTTCATTTTTGCCTGGATGTAGATCTATGGTTGAAAATTTCGCAGAAGTTTAAATTTGAGGGAATCGATCAAGAATTGGCCCACGCTTACATTCATCCGGATGCCAAAACTACGGCTGAAAAAGAAAAGATGAAAATGGAGACCGCACTACTTATTGCTAAATACGGGCCAGAGGGGTTTGAAGAAGGGCGTAAACTACTCTATTGTTTTACTGAAAAGCACCTGCAATACAAGAAAGCATATACCCTGCTATTTGATAATCTCTTTGCTAAAGCACTAAGAAAGCTGCGATAA
- a CDS encoding class I SAM-dependent methyltransferase, translating into MKKIIKKSFLRFPYIKKLYQDLQTYKTWKPPGHYYSPIPDIDYVDKNYSRITKRLENYAGLELRNESQKDLLISMSRFYSDIPYQEEKQPDYRYYFNNSFFCYGDAILLYCMLRHVQPNQIIEVGSGFSSSIMLDVNQHYLSRSMKLTFIEPYPERLNTLLKPEDTSQSCIKKGFVQDVEVDFFRNLERGDILFIDSSHVSKAGSDLNYFLFQVLPILQDGVIVHFHDIFHNFEYPLEWIKQGRAWNESYLLRAFLQYNDAFHILLFNAYQGKYESQWMNQHMPLFMKNPGGSIWLQVHKS; encoded by the coding sequence ATGAAAAAAATAATTAAGAAAAGTTTTTTACGGTTTCCCTACATAAAAAAATTATATCAAGATCTACAAACGTATAAAACATGGAAGCCCCCCGGTCACTATTACAGCCCTATTCCCGACATAGATTACGTCGATAAGAACTATAGCAGAATTACCAAAAGATTAGAAAATTACGCAGGATTAGAGTTAAGAAATGAGTCACAAAAGGATTTACTTATCTCTATGAGCAGATTCTACTCGGATATACCTTATCAAGAAGAAAAGCAACCTGATTACAGGTATTACTTCAATAACAGCTTTTTTTGTTACGGCGATGCTATTTTACTCTATTGCATGTTAAGACACGTCCAGCCTAACCAAATCATCGAAGTAGGCTCTGGTTTTTCTTCGTCGATTATGCTGGATGTAAACCAACATTATTTGAGCCGAAGCATGAAATTAACATTCATTGAACCATATCCAGAAAGACTAAACACTCTTTTGAAGCCAGAAGATACTTCTCAAAGCTGTATAAAAAAGGGGTTTGTTCAGGATGTAGAGGTTGACTTCTTTCGTAATCTTGAAAGGGGTGATATTCTATTTATAGATTCCTCTCATGTTTCCAAGGCAGGAAGTGATTTAAACTATTTTCTATTTCAAGTTTTACCTATTCTCCAAGATGGAGTAATCGTTCATTTTCACGATATATTCCATAATTTTGAGTATCCTTTAGAATGGATTAAGCAAGGGCGAGCTTGGAATGAATCCTATCTGTTACGGGCTTTTCTACAGTACAATGATGCATTTCATATCTTACTTTTTAATGCCTATCAAGGAAAGTATGAGTCTCAGTGGATGAATCAGCACATGCCTCTTTTTATGAAAAATCCCGGGGGTAGCATTTGGTTACAGGTACACAAGTCATGA
- a CDS encoding glycosyltransferase, producing the protein MKILHISTKDTGGAAIAGIRLHKGLLQQGVDSKFLFYEEKTNEIEQSYYWKRKKNTLKQQLVDKLIFRHSVQQKNGRKLHGLPRNYDMFSFPNSDVDITHHPLYYEADVINLHWVPRFLDYSSFFKKCKKPLVWTLHDMNPFSGGFHYQSDLIRNSGKILELDQQVRSVKNEVYSRSQSFTVITPSRWMYQEAKNSELFRRFPVKQIPYGLDTSLFKLYDQAFARRVFNLPQDKKILLFISDALDNKRKGFDLLLKAVSAIEDDSLWLCAVGKASAEISELRNVSYLGRVNDERLIALLYNACDAFVLPSREDNLPNVMLESIACGVPVIAFPIGGVPDVIKEGKNGILAEEVSDVSLRKAITKFLSNRYYFEREEIHKAADANYRLDKQAESYIELYHSLLGV; encoded by the coding sequence ATGAAAATATTACATATTAGTACTAAAGACACCGGCGGGGCTGCCATTGCAGGAATTAGACTTCATAAAGGGCTTCTACAACAAGGAGTAGACTCAAAATTTCTATTCTATGAGGAAAAAACAAATGAAATAGAACAAAGCTACTACTGGAAGCGAAAAAAAAATACGCTTAAACAGCAACTTGTTGACAAACTTATCTTTCGCCATAGTGTACAGCAAAAGAACGGAAGAAAGCTGCATGGTCTACCTCGAAACTATGATATGTTTAGCTTCCCAAACAGCGATGTAGATATCACCCATCATCCACTCTACTACGAAGCTGATGTGATTAATTTGCACTGGGTACCTCGTTTTCTTGACTATTCTTCTTTTTTCAAAAAATGCAAGAAGCCATTAGTGTGGACCTTACATGATATGAACCCTTTCAGTGGTGGCTTTCATTATCAAAGCGATTTAATCCGTAATAGTGGAAAAATCTTAGAGCTGGATCAGCAAGTACGGAGCGTAAAAAATGAGGTATATTCCCGCAGTCAATCATTTACTGTAATAACTCCTTCGCGCTGGATGTACCAAGAGGCTAAAAACAGTGAGTTATTTCGTAGATTCCCCGTCAAGCAAATCCCTTACGGACTAGATACTTCACTTTTTAAACTATACGATCAGGCTTTTGCCCGTCGGGTATTTAATCTACCTCAAGACAAAAAGATATTGCTATTTATAAGTGATGCGTTAGATAACAAGCGCAAAGGCTTTGATCTTCTGCTGAAGGCGGTTTCTGCTATTGAAGACGACTCACTTTGGCTATGTGCAGTAGGAAAAGCCAGTGCTGAAATCAGCGAATTAAGAAACGTTAGTTACCTAGGCAGAGTGAACGACGAACGCTTAATTGCTCTACTCTACAACGCCTGCGATGCATTTGTCTTACCCTCGCGGGAGGATAACTTGCCTAATGTAATGCTGGAGTCTATTGCTTGTGGTGTACCAGTAATTGCCTTTCCAATAGGAGGTGTTCCCGATGTGATAAAGGAAGGCAAAAATGGTATTCTTGCCGAAGAGGTGTCTGATGTGTCTCTACGGAAGGCGATTACTAAATTTTTATCTAATCGCTATTACTTTGAGAGAGAAGAAATTCATAAAGCAGCAGATGCAAACTACCGATTAGATAAACAGGCAGAAAGCTATATAGAATTGTACCACAGTCTTCTTGGGGTGTAG
- a CDS encoding glycosyltransferase family 61 protein, which produces MNKTCILDEATLQRTPPANISQEDYRLFSKEFNKTFPSVYLEEVQDAIMTPEGVFVRRGKVNKRLTQYSKAKHPSHFLSKDYLKFIKKNYWDRSSITISKQALWIIDKVSHNYFHWLFDVLPRLWVFQKNIVDHQNYTLLLPENYQNLSFVQEALTAFGISDITYLSDKATYRVDSLLIIEHTAPTGNYRPDIVQEVRKRLLAKLEDQSFSKESKIYASRGKAPRRKILNEEELIKVLDRHQFSTVYFEELSFRDQINIIKDAKYLVSNHGAGLSNMLFMQPGSYVFELRQENDTHNNCYFSLASANSLNYYYQTCPPDKSKIVNAHSDIYVNISEFEKNLSIMLADE; this is translated from the coding sequence ATGAATAAAACCTGTATTCTTGACGAAGCAACTCTTCAGCGAACACCCCCCGCTAACATTAGCCAGGAGGATTATAGGCTTTTTTCCAAAGAATTCAATAAAACGTTTCCGAGCGTTTATTTAGAAGAAGTGCAGGATGCTATCATGACGCCTGAAGGGGTTTTTGTCAGGCGAGGTAAAGTGAACAAACGTCTGACTCAATACAGTAAAGCCAAACATCCCTCCCATTTTCTTAGTAAAGATTATCTTAAATTTATAAAGAAAAATTATTGGGATCGGAGTAGTATCACTATTTCCAAACAGGCGCTATGGATTATAGATAAAGTATCTCATAATTATTTTCATTGGTTATTTGATGTGCTCCCAAGGTTATGGGTTTTTCAGAAAAACATTGTTGACCACCAGAATTATACCCTATTACTGCCAGAAAACTATCAAAACCTATCCTTTGTACAGGAGGCGTTAACAGCTTTCGGCATATCCGACATAACTTATCTATCAGATAAAGCTACTTACAGAGTAGATTCTCTTCTGATTATTGAACACACTGCACCCACTGGCAATTATCGCCCCGATATTGTTCAGGAAGTTCGGAAAAGACTGTTAGCCAAACTAGAAGACCAAAGCTTTTCTAAAGAAAGTAAAATCTATGCAAGTAGAGGTAAGGCGCCACGTCGTAAAATCCTCAATGAAGAAGAACTAATAAAAGTTTTAGATAGACACCAGTTCTCTACTGTGTACTTCGAGGAACTATCGTTCCGAGATCAGATCAACATTATTAAGGATGCTAAATATCTTGTCTCTAATCATGGTGCGGGCTTGTCTAACATGCTGTTTATGCAGCCGGGTAGCTACGTATTTGAGTTAAGACAAGAAAATGACACTCACAATAATTGCTATTTCAGTCTGGCTTCAGCGAACTCTTTAAACTATTACTATCAAACGTGTCCTCCTGATAAAAGCAAAATCGTTAATGCCCATTCTGATATATATGTAAACATCAGTGAGTTTGAAAAAAACTTAAGTATAATGTTAGCAGATGAATAA